From a single Anaerolineales bacterium genomic region:
- a CDS encoding GAF domain-containing protein, translating into MLRRIFAPPIFEDEEKTRIAALLNSILLAVIVIGATYTVIAPFLLGQYVSAALTATIVVASLISRQLMRNGYISAATIILLTIFHVVLVASIAVSGGIFGASYFSLVMTTVVAGVLLGGRSAYIMAAINSLTGLGVMLLQEQLPEPMIPQMPITFWSSLVVYVFFIAALQHASRRGFDRLLDNLRNAQNKLTETNRELQEIGANLEQSVAERTAELDAANQRNERRAMQFEAISQVSRVISQTQSLESLLPQIAQVISQQFDFYHVGIFLLDSNNEYAVLTAANSAGGKKMLARNHKLKAGQVGIVGYVAGTGVPRIALDTTADAIYFNNPDLPETRSEMALPLLRAGKQIIGVLDVQSTEQNAFGQEDIRVLNILAEQVAIAIDNARLYEDTQKALLEAQMIYRGNIRAGWVKFVRAQQLAGVRRRSLRTNFLVEPVELPGESDVVLTGRAFKKTDTDQKTSSLTVPMKLRGEIVGVMNIKADDNREWNADELDIINAIIERAALSIENARLLTEAQKQVEKERAIGQISAKIGSLVNLENILQTTIQELGNTLPGTDVTIQFKERAGQQ; encoded by the coding sequence ATGTTAAGACGGATCTTCGCCCCGCCCATCTTCGAAGACGAAGAAAAGACGCGCATTGCTGCCTTGCTGAACAGCATTTTGCTGGCAGTCATCGTCATTGGCGCGACCTATACGGTTATCGCCCCGTTCCTGTTGGGGCAATATGTGTCCGCCGCGCTGACCGCCACAATCGTTGTTGCAAGCCTGATCTCCCGCCAATTGATGCGCAACGGATATATCAGCGCTGCAACCATCATATTACTGACAATCTTCCATGTGGTGCTGGTGGCATCCATCGCGGTATCGGGAGGCATCTTTGGCGCAAGCTATTTCAGTCTCGTCATGACAACAGTTGTTGCCGGCGTCCTGCTGGGAGGACGAAGCGCCTACATAATGGCTGCCATCAACTCACTGACCGGGCTGGGTGTGATGCTGCTTCAGGAGCAACTGCCGGAGCCGATGATCCCTCAAATGCCGATCACCTTCTGGTCATCGCTGGTGGTGTATGTTTTCTTCATTGCCGCCCTGCAGCATGCATCCCGAAGAGGCTTCGACAGGCTGCTGGATAACCTGCGTAACGCCCAAAACAAACTGACCGAAACGAACCGCGAGCTTCAGGAGATCGGTGCAAATCTTGAACAAAGTGTTGCCGAACGCACCGCTGAATTGGATGCAGCCAATCAACGTAACGAACGCCGCGCCATGCAGTTCGAAGCCATTTCCCAGGTTTCACGCGTGATCAGCCAGACGCAAAGCCTTGAATCCCTGCTGCCGCAAATCGCGCAGGTGATCAGCCAGCAATTCGACTTTTATCATGTAGGCATTTTCCTTCTGGATTCGAATAATGAATATGCCGTCCTGACAGCCGCCAACAGTGCGGGCGGAAAGAAAATGCTTGCCCGCAACCACAAATTGAAAGCCGGACAGGTCGGTATCGTGGGATATGTGGCAGGGACCGGCGTTCCGCGCATCGCCCTGGATACGACAGCGGATGCGATCTACTTCAACAACCCCGACCTCCCCGAAACCCGTTCGGAAATGGCGCTCCCGCTTTTGCGGGCAGGCAAACAGATCATTGGCGTATTGGACGTGCAAAGCACCGAGCAGAATGCCTTCGGGCAGGAGGATATCCGCGTGTTGAATATTCTCGCGGAACAGGTCGCCATCGCGATCGACAACGCCCGCTTGTACGAAGACACGCAAAAAGCGCTTCTGGAGGCGCAAATGATCTACCGCGGAAACATCCGGGCTGGCTGGGTAAAATTCGTCCGCGCGCAGCAGCTTGCCGGTGTCCGCAGGCGCAGCTTGAGAACCAACTTCCTTGTTGAACCTGTCGAACTTCCCGGCGAATCCGATGTCGTCCTCACGGGAAGAGCCTTCAAAAAGACCGACACAGATCAAAAAACATCCAGCCTTACCGTTCCCATGAAATTACGCGGCGAGATCGTTGGTGTAATGAACATAAAAGCGGACGATAACCGCGAATGGAATGCGGACGAACTGGACATCATCAATGCCATCATCGAACGCGCGGCATTATCCATCGAAAATGCGAGACTGCTCACAGAAGCGCAGAAGCAGGTTGAAAAAGAGCGCGCGATCGGGCAGATCTCTGCCAAGATCGGCAGCCTCGTCAACCTGGAGAATATCCTGCAAACGACCATCCAGGAGCTGGGTAACACCCTGCCCGGTACCGATGTCACCATTCAGTTCAAAGAAAGAGCCGGGCAGCAGTAG
- a CDS encoding GAF domain-containing protein yields MNQSAETPLTTTANTPQRTSIGLKLPVIVISLLLFAFTIYAYISIRITQGSSIDRVREEMTTETASQIDLIQITLIGTRNTAADLAAAAQSAEFSEDELLRLIRNTLSGGAQVFGSTIAYEPFQFNDERYYWAPYYSWATENELKFNQLGIPRYNYFERDWYIRAKETNLPILTEPYYDSLGNQRWIATWSVPFYDEEGGFKGVATADIDFAQIQEIVGDIQIGNAGYAFLLDSDSTVLAIGENGSRFIDTMTDSMLDTANSRFAVNWDVLVNDMIAGNTGFIEATDTYGVPLLVAYAPVGLDTGWSLALGYPHEEILEQTNQLQITLVLYTILVAIIFGVAIYYFTRTITNPLRQLTVAASRISAENPEAIKDQLGEPIRIETQDELEDLSIAFNQMAFNLKQLLENLEEKVAERTEGIERIATDLRTIADLARELAIIRDLDTLLNASASLIRERLGYYHVGIFLMDDAGEYARLRAASSVAAGQMLASNYRLKVGETGLVGNVTRTGQAYIALDVGEDEVHFKNPYLPNTRSEIALPLRSHGVTFGALDIQAETQNAFDEGDTQTLQILADLLAAAIENAQLAQKVEGTISELTRAGNAQIRQVWGTVSSQKARPSYEYDGLQIRAVPPHLSPELLGQLQNGQPIVMEEKNGSRMDRRNVLLVPLMVLNQVIGVIGLEQEDPARAWTEDQIAIAQASASRAALTLENARLLEESQSRASKERTIVEATNRIGAALSIENILQTTAEELERVLSSSEVTIQFTDDQDK; encoded by the coding sequence ATGAATCAATCCGCTGAAACGCCTCTAACGACCACTGCCAACACGCCTCAACGCACCAGCATCGGCTTGAAACTGCCGGTCATCGTCATCAGTTTGTTATTGTTCGCATTCACCATCTACGCGTACATCAGCATCCGTATCACGCAAGGCTCATCCATTGACCGGGTGCGGGAAGAGATGACAACAGAGACCGCGTCACAAATCGACCTGATCCAGATCACATTGATCGGAACAAGGAACACCGCCGCGGATCTGGCTGCCGCCGCCCAATCCGCAGAATTCAGCGAAGATGAGTTGCTGCGTCTGATCAGAAACACGCTTAGTGGAGGCGCGCAGGTCTTCGGCTCCACGATTGCATATGAGCCGTTCCAATTCAATGATGAACGTTATTATTGGGCGCCTTATTACAGTTGGGCAACCGAAAACGAATTGAAGTTCAACCAGTTGGGCATCCCAAGATACAACTATTTTGAACGGGATTGGTACATCCGCGCAAAGGAAACCAATCTCCCCATTTTGACAGAACCATATTACGACTCGCTGGGCAACCAGAGATGGATCGCCACATGGAGCGTCCCTTTCTACGACGAAGAGGGCGGCTTCAAAGGTGTGGCAACCGCAGATATTGACTTCGCACAGATCCAGGAGATCGTAGGCGACATCCAGATCGGAAATGCCGGATACGCATTCCTGCTGGATTCGGACAGCACCGTCCTTGCGATCGGTGAGAATGGCAGCCGCTTCATCGACACGATGACGGACTCCATGCTCGATACCGCCAACTCAAGATTTGCCGTCAATTGGGATGTGCTGGTCAACGATATGATCGCCGGCAATACCGGCTTTATTGAAGCAACGGATACGTATGGCGTTCCCCTGTTGGTTGCCTATGCGCCCGTCGGTTTGGATACCGGCTGGTCGCTTGCGCTTGGCTACCCGCATGAAGAAATTCTTGAACAGACCAACCAACTTCAAATCACCCTTGTGCTCTATACCATCCTGGTCGCCATCATCTTCGGCGTTGCCATTTATTACTTTACCCGTACCATTACCAATCCGCTTCGCCAACTAACGGTCGCCGCCAGCCGCATCTCCGCCGAAAACCCGGAAGCCATCAAAGACCAATTGGGTGAACCGATCCGCATCGAAACGCAGGATGAGCTGGAAGACCTTTCGATCGCATTCAATCAGATGGCGTTCAACTTAAAACAACTGCTTGAAAACCTGGAGGAAAAGGTCGCCGAAAGGACCGAGGGCATCGAACGCATCGCAACAGATCTGCGCACCATCGCGGACCTTGCCCGCGAACTCGCCATTATCCGCGACCTGGATACGCTTCTCAACGCATCCGCCAGTTTGATCCGCGAGCGGCTGGGATACTATCACGTCGGCATTTTCCTGATGGATGACGCCGGTGAATATGCCCGTCTCCGAGCCGCCAGCAGTGTCGCCGCAGGACAAATGCTTGCCAGCAATTACAGATTGAAGGTCGGCGAGACCGGCTTGGTCGGCAACGTGACCCGCACAGGGCAGGCATATATCGCGCTTGATGTCGGCGAAGATGAAGTGCATTTCAAGAATCCATATCTCCCAAATACGCGCTCCGAGATCGCCCTGCCGTTACGAAGCCATGGCGTGACGTTCGGCGCCCTGGATATTCAGGCGGAAACGCAGAATGCTTTTGACGAAGGCGATACCCAGACCCTGCAGATCCTTGCCGACCTTCTTGCCGCCGCGATCGAAAATGCGCAATTGGCACAGAAAGTGGAAGGCACCATCTCCGAACTTACGCGGGCGGGAAATGCGCAAATCCGCCAGGTTTGGGGCACGGTCAGCAGCCAGAAAGCCCGTCCATCTTACGAATATGACGGATTGCAGATCAGGGCTGTACCGCCGCACCTTTCACCTGAATTATTGGGACAGCTGCAAAACGGACAGCCCATTGTCATGGAAGAGAAAAATGGCAGTCGGATGGATCGTAGAAATGTCCTTCTGGTGCCGCTCATGGTGCTGAATCAGGTGATTGGCGTCATCGGGTTGGAGCAGGAGGATCCTGCCCGGGCGTGGACAGAGGATCAGATCGCGATCGCCCAGGCGTCAGCGAGTCGTGCGGCGCTCACGCTTGAAAATGCCCGTCTGCTTGAAGAAAGTCAATCACGGGCATCCAAGGAGCGGACAATCGTTGAGGCGACCAACCGAATCGGAGCGGCGCTGAGCATTGAGAACATCCTTCAGACCACTGCGGAGGAACTTGAGCGTGTATTAAGCAGTTCTGAAGTGACCATTCAGTTTACGGACGATCAGGATAAGTGA
- a CDS encoding GAF domain-containing protein: protein MTKNFNLREFLFKDRPGEEPGQRAEALITTALGFLTTALAIFAYRDPLVINASIITNAVGILVIVQALRGYYNNLIFFPAVTSVALCLVAVIEGNGSHDLIWVGNLGLYLLANIYSRKNQLPAILLGIFMNFLFFGTGAAEVRGLLPNPFGTDMGYVYLNTFFFVMIMAAMSAVFYRHRALMKLAQESRFEQFKAAQRLERINQTLEEQVHARTVELNRANKQLQLEAQRLQAAAEISQEITSYINEQPDEILARIAQGISEKLGFYHAGIFLLDANREYAVLRAANSRGGKQMLARRHQLRVGGTGIVGYVAQSGSPRIALDTGADAVFFNNPDLPETRSEISLPLKYGNVVIGVLDVQSKEPSAFNDDDINTLSTLANQIAIIISNLQMREGISTERTSQTVRYSQKERPSGYSFRPDGSIVSGDLSLSSPALEKSIASGETVVLNPVPRGAPPTLAVPVRFRDQVLGVIHVESAKSDRAWTENEIAIVQAIADRAALALENARLLEDATRRAEQEETIAHVTTRIGASTDFDRILQTTIQELGQALGASRSFIQIGIPDSEGGRES, encoded by the coding sequence ATGACGAAGAATTTTAATCTCCGCGAGTTTCTATTCAAGGATCGTCCCGGCGAAGAACCGGGACAACGCGCAGAAGCGTTGATCACCACCGCGCTTGGTTTTCTCACAACGGCGCTGGCGATCTTTGCCTATCGAGACCCGCTTGTCATCAATGCATCCATCATCACGAATGCGGTTGGGATCCTGGTGATCGTGCAGGCATTGCGCGGATATTACAACAACCTGATCTTTTTCCCTGCCGTCACATCGGTCGCATTATGCCTGGTGGCGGTCATCGAAGGCAATGGCTCTCACGATCTGATATGGGTTGGAAATCTCGGGTTGTACCTGCTGGCAAATATCTACAGCAGGAAGAACCAACTGCCCGCGATCCTGCTTGGCATCTTCATGAACTTTCTGTTCTTTGGAACAGGAGCGGCAGAGGTCAGAGGGCTGCTGCCCAACCCCTTCGGCACGGACATGGGGTATGTCTATCTCAACACCTTTTTCTTTGTCATGATCATGGCTGCCATGAGCGCGGTCTTTTACAGGCACCGCGCGCTAATGAAGCTTGCACAGGAAAGCCGTTTCGAACAGTTCAAAGCTGCCCAGCGGCTTGAGCGCATCAACCAAACGCTTGAAGAGCAGGTGCACGCGCGAACGGTGGAGTTGAACCGGGCGAACAAGCAATTGCAGCTGGAGGCGCAGCGCCTGCAGGCGGCGGCGGAGATTTCGCAGGAGATCACGTCTTACATCAACGAACAACCCGACGAGATCCTTGCCCGCATTGCGCAAGGCATCAGCGAAAAACTCGGTTTCTATCATGCCGGCATCTTCCTGCTTGATGCGAACCGCGAGTACGCCGTGCTTCGCGCCGCCAACAGCCGGGGCGGGAAACAGATGCTTGCGCGTCGTCACCAGCTCCGGGTCGGCGGGACAGGCATCGTTGGGTATGTGGCGCAGAGCGGCTCGCCGCGCATCGCCCTCGATACCGGCGCAGATGCGGTCTTCTTCAACAATCCCGACCTGCCCGAAACCCGCTCCGAGATATCGCTGCCGCTCAAATATGGCAATGTCGTCATCGGCGTTCTGGACGTGCAAAGCAAAGAGCCGTCGGCATTCAACGACGATGATATCAACACGCTTAGCACGCTCGCGAACCAGATCGCCATCATTATTTCGAACCTGCAGATGCGGGAGGGTATTTCCACCGAGCGCACGTCACAGACCGTACGCTACAGCCAAAAAGAAAGACCGAGCGGATATTCCTTCCGCCCGGATGGAAGCATCGTTTCAGGCGACCTGTCCTTGAGCAGCCCGGCACTTGAAAAAAGCATCGCCTCAGGCGAGACCGTGGTACTGAATCCTGTACCCCGGGGCGCTCCCCCAACCCTGGCAGTTCCGGTCCGCTTCCGCGACCAGGTGCTCGGCGTGATCCACGTCGAATCCGCGAAAAGCGACCGCGCCTGGACGGAGAACGAGATCGCCATCGTACAAGCCATCGCTGACCGCGCTGCGCTTGCGCTGGAAAACGCCCGCCTGCTTGAAGATGCCACCCGCCGCGCAGAACAGGAAGAGACCATCGCGCATGTCACCACAAGGATCGGCGCATCCACAGATTTCGACCGCATCCTGCAAACGACCATTCAGGAACTCGGTCAGGCGCTGGGAGCGTCACGCTCGTTCATCCAGATCGGCATACCAGATTCGGAAGGAGGCAGGGAATCATGA
- a CDS encoding GAF domain-containing protein, protein MTERPVTGPSYSYTQWRTGFIRTTLIAACIFGLAALIPAVLSSEPVYGIIYIIFYILVLLVTFLQTPYTIKAGTLVTLFVGLAILSMTETGILGGARLFMLSAITLASLLFSWRIGWVITGFAILLYSVSGWLILNNSFLLTGDEVQVGTVTSWITDSAAFLLVAVLIINGIRLAQTEFEKSEDRSQILLEELRSERETLEQRVQERTSSLDKRTIQLQAVADVGKSITSYRDLSELLRQAAQLIHDNFGYYHVGIFLLDERREYAVFAATNSEGGKQMLENGHRLKVGGTSIVGYVTENLKARIALDVGQDAVYFDNPFLPETRSEMALPLVAGGQLFGVLDVQSKESQAFTEDDIATLQILAEQIAVAIQNANLFSETERALETARVLYGEASRDAWSKIIRSEPRIGYVATPPATTQTRSDSLDPDLAKAFGSGDLITSSDGLSLSIPITVRGQVIGAIRLRKPEIADAWTEDETSLAIALSDQLSSALESARLYRESQQRAARESLVSDISARLSAASQIDAILRETVQELGQAIGNASVSFQLLDQAAGPNGSVKQPENGRN, encoded by the coding sequence ATGACTGAAAGACCCGTCACAGGACCCTCCTACTCATACACCCAATGGCGCACCGGCTTCATCCGCACCACACTGATCGCCGCGTGTATTTTTGGTCTCGCGGCATTGATTCCAGCCGTACTTTCAAGTGAGCCGGTCTATGGAATCATTTACATCATATTTTACATACTCGTGCTATTGGTAACATTCCTGCAGACACCCTACACCATTAAAGCAGGTACACTCGTAACGCTGTTCGTTGGGCTGGCAATTTTGAGCATGACGGAAACAGGCATACTAGGAGGAGCCCGCCTTTTTATGCTGAGCGCGATCACCCTGGCATCCTTGTTGTTCTCATGGAGAATAGGATGGGTCATCACAGGATTTGCCATTCTGCTGTACAGCGTCTCGGGCTGGTTGATATTAAATAACTCATTCTTACTAACAGGCGATGAAGTTCAAGTTGGGACAGTGACAAGTTGGATAACCGACAGTGCCGCCTTTTTACTTGTTGCAGTTCTGATCATAAATGGCATCCGCCTCGCTCAAACAGAATTTGAAAAATCTGAAGACCGCTCGCAAATCCTGCTTGAAGAACTGCGCAGCGAACGCGAAACCCTTGAACAGCGCGTTCAGGAGCGCACCAGTTCACTGGATAAGCGCACCATTCAATTGCAGGCAGTGGCGGATGTCGGCAAATCCATCACATCCTATCGCGATCTCTCGGAACTCCTCCGGCAAGCCGCGCAGCTCATTCACGACAACTTTGGATACTATCACGTTGGCATTTTCCTGCTCGATGAACGCAGGGAATACGCCGTCTTCGCCGCCACCAACAGCGAGGGCGGAAAACAAATGCTGGAAAACGGACACCGCCTGAAGGTCGGCGGGACCAGCATCGTCGGGTATGTGACCGAAAACCTGAAAGCGCGCATCGCCCTGGACGTTGGGCAGGATGCTGTTTACTTTGACAACCCCTTCCTCCCTGAAACGCGTTCCGAAATGGCGCTTCCCCTTGTGGCAGGCGGTCAGCTCTTTGGCGTGCTGGATGTGCAGAGCAAGGAGTCCCAGGCATTTACCGAGGACGATATTGCCACCCTGCAAATCCTGGCAGAGCAGATCGCTGTCGCGATCCAAAATGCCAATCTCTTCAGCGAAACCGAACGGGCGCTCGAAACCGCAAGAGTGCTGTACGGCGAAGCCAGCCGCGATGCATGGAGCAAGATCATCCGCAGCGAACCGCGCATCGGGTATGTCGCCACACCACCCGCCACCACCCAGACCCGCTCCGACTCGCTTGACCCAGACCTTGCAAAGGCGTTCGGAAGCGGCGACCTGATCACAAGCAGTGACGGCTTGAGCCTGAGCATTCCCATCACTGTCCGCGGACAGGTGATCGGCGCAATCCGGCTTCGGAAGCCGGAGATTGCCGACGCTTGGACGGAAGACGAAACCAGCCTTGCCATCGCACTATCCGACCAGTTGAGCAGCGCGCTGGAAAGCGCCCGCTTGTACCGGGAATCCCAGCAGCGCGCGGCACGTGAATCCCTGGTCTCGGATATCTCCGCACGCCTCAGCGCCGCGTCACAGATCGACGCCATTCTCCGCGAAACGGTGCAGGAACTTGGTCAGGCGATCGGGAACGCCTCGGTCAGTTTCCAGTTGCTAGATCAGGCGGCAGGTCCGAATGGAAGCGTGAAACAGCCTGAAAATGGAAGAAACTGA
- a CDS encoding GAF domain-containing protein, translating into MQSRDNPSARLNSPDLQPDALDLLVWRERFIVVVLRIAAVLGIALLVVTFPTATAGDRILFVGLYIILLAITVLKVPYAWRASMLLFFSFAIGMNAILAWGPWRDGSLFLLLGITLASLLFDQRIDFIGLGVGAFAVIGIAVLHQNGIYQLTGANAPQVTSADWVGYIVDLALAGVLIVMLVNQFKGAVVRAIQKMQNAFSELAVEKAQLAEKIREQTEEYETRMSQLHTSVTTARSIAEIQSITDLLESTASLITERFGYYHVGLYILNEQKNIAFLQASSSATGKQIVGQGFQTGPDRRNPFNSVVENNRPVILLDSNQNNFVKDENFPLTRSRMILPMALRGNVIGILDIQSDQPDVFHPQDAEILQLLADLTAISFDNARLINETKSLLIQLDANTSIQTQRAWSKLTSRQKPVYQYTPAGVRPVFAHEKRSDESGLLMPLVLHGQKIGSINLKRKSNEKWSEHERALIEKVAEQVTLALENSRLVDEAQKSALRDQMIANVSTRIRETLDVDAVIRTAATELRRIFDLKEAEITVGSALQNQYRQEV; encoded by the coding sequence ATGCAGAGTAGAGATAATCCGTCCGCCCGCCTCAACAGCCCGGACCTGCAGCCGGATGCGCTCGATCTACTCGTATGGCGTGAACGCTTCATCGTTGTGGTGTTGCGGATCGCGGCAGTGCTCGGCATCGCACTCCTGGTTGTGACCTTCCCCACCGCCACAGCCGGGGATCGAATCCTGTTTGTCGGCTTGTACATCATCCTGCTTGCCATAACCGTTCTAAAAGTTCCATATGCGTGGCGCGCTTCGATGCTTTTGTTCTTTAGTTTCGCGATCGGGATGAATGCCATCCTGGCTTGGGGACCCTGGCGCGACGGCAGCCTCTTCCTATTACTGGGCATCACGCTCGCATCCCTTCTGTTCGACCAGCGGATCGATTTTATCGGTCTGGGCGTTGGGGCATTTGCGGTCATCGGCATTGCCGTGCTCCACCAGAATGGCATATACCAGTTGACAGGCGCGAATGCACCGCAGGTTACCTCCGCGGACTGGGTCGGCTACATCGTGGATCTTGCGCTTGCCGGCGTATTGATCGTCATGCTCGTCAATCAATTCAAAGGCGCGGTCGTTCGAGCGATCCAGAAAATGCAGAATGCATTCAGCGAACTTGCAGTTGAAAAAGCGCAATTGGCTGAAAAGATCCGCGAACAAACCGAAGAGTATGAGACCCGCATGAGCCAGCTTCACACGTCTGTGACGACTGCGCGGTCGATCGCCGAGATCCAAAGCATTACCGACCTGCTGGAATCAACAGCATCGCTCATCACGGAGCGGTTTGGGTATTACCACGTCGGGTTGTACATCCTGAACGAGCAAAAGAATATCGCCTTCCTTCAGGCGTCATCATCTGCCACGGGGAAGCAGATCGTTGGTCAGGGCTTCCAAACCGGACCCGACCGCAGAAATCCCTTCAACTCCGTTGTGGAAAACAACCGTCCCGTCATCCTGCTGGACAGCAATCAGAATAATTTCGTCAAGGACGAGAACTTCCCCCTCACCCGCTCGCGGATGATCCTTCCGATGGCGCTGCGCGGAAATGTGATCGGCATCTTGGACATACAATCGGACCAGCCGGACGTGTTCCATCCGCAGGATGCAGAAATCCTGCAGCTCCTTGCAGACCTGACCGCCATTTCGTTCGACAATGCCCGCCTCATCAATGAGACGAAAAGCCTGCTCATCCAACTGGACGCGAACACCTCCATCCAGACCCAGAGGGCGTGGTCGAAGCTGACGTCGCGCCAAAAGCCGGTCTATCAATACACGCCGGCGGGCGTCCGCCCGGTCTTCGCGCATGAAAAACGAAGCGACGAAAGCGGGTTGCTCATGCCGCTTGTGCTCCATGGGCAAAAGATCGGCTCGATCAACCTAAAAAGAAAAAGTAATGAAAAATGGTCGGAACATGAACGCGCGCTGATCGAAAAGGTCGCCGAGCAGGTCACGCTTGCCTTGGAAAACAGCCGCCTTGTGGATGAGGCGCAAAAGAGCGCCTTGCGCGACCAGATGATCGCCAATGTCTCCACCCGCATCCGCGAAACGCTGGATGTGGACGCGGTCATCCGCACCGCTGCCACGGAGCTCCGCCGGATATTCGACCTGAAGGAGGCGGAAATCACCGTCGGCTCCGCGCTCCAGAACCAATACAGGCAGGAAGTGTAA
- a CDS encoding GAF domain-containing protein encodes MSSTPSQDRFINPEDATRQLYKNWREGFALPLLIGVLVFGAAALIPAVSASTSPIVDAIFITTYLLVGLVTVVRFSYLARMSVFLLSIYVLGIAELITHGILGDSLFFFLALVIFATILISPRIGIIAVALDIFTFILFGWLMLIGQVIPLNPFAPPATLEDWISASAAMIMFGAVIILGFQRLEKEFIAAQQQIDSTLNTLTQERNNLENRVQARTYQLKSINEVGRAVTAILDPDELFSRAAKLIENEFGGYFIAFYLLDPSGNWAEIKEASGEAGRVLKENKYRVDVKGKNTVAKAIQAKAGQVAESSEQMRLDNPLLPYTRSQIALPLMIGDTVLGALEMHSTKENAFPPQDVDAYQNMANAIAIAMENSRLFQEAQQSLLEMQATQRQYLQDAWHTLTTDEKVEYALGDSEAAEDDLIEIPLSLRNQVIGQIQMASSGEWTSEQRNIVESIAAQATLALENARLVEESRSTAAQEKLASDIISKVWASTNMDSILQTAVRELGRSLEATEVEIEVSMDGKNAE; translated from the coding sequence ATGAGCAGTACCCCTTCCCAGGATCGATTCATAAACCCGGAAGACGCCACTCGTCAGTTGTACAAAAACTGGCGGGAGGGGTTTGCGCTTCCGCTCTTGATCGGGGTGTTGGTCTTTGGCGCGGCAGCCTTGATCCCCGCTGTGAGCGCCTCCACCAGCCCGATCGTTGACGCCATCTTTATCACAACCTACCTGCTGGTCGGGCTCGTGACCGTTGTGCGCTTCTCGTATCTGGCGCGCATGAGCGTATTCCTGCTTAGCATTTACGTGCTTGGAATTGCCGAGTTGATCACGCACGGCATCCTTGGCGACAGCCTGTTCTTCTTTTTGGCGCTGGTCATCTTTGCGACGATCCTGATCTCGCCTCGGATAGGCATCATTGCTGTTGCGCTCGATATTTTCACCTTCATTTTGTTCGGCTGGCTGATGCTGATCGGACAGGTGATCCCCCTGAATCCCTTTGCCCCTCCGGCAACCCTGGAAGACTGGATCAGCGCCAGCGCGGCGATGATCATGTTCGGCGCTGTCATCATCCTGGGCTTCCAGCGGCTCGAGAAAGAGTTTATTGCGGCACAACAACAGATCGACTCGACGCTGAACACCCTGACGCAGGAACGGAACAATCTCGAGAACAGAGTACAGGCACGCACCTATCAGCTAAAAAGTATCAACGAGGTCGGGCGCGCCGTGACCGCCATCCTTGACCCTGATGAACTGTTCTCGCGCGCTGCCAAGCTCATCGAAAATGAGTTCGGCGGCTACTTCATTGCATTTTATCTGCTGGATCCATCCGGCAATTGGGCGGAGATCAAGGAAGCCAGCGGAGAAGCCGGCAGGGTATTAAAGGAAAACAAATACCGCGTGGACGTGAAAGGCAAGAACACGGTCGCAAAGGCGATCCAGGCGAAGGCGGGACAGGTCGCCGAGAGCAGTGAACAGATGCGGCTCGATAATCCATTGTTGCCCTACACACGCTCGCAGATCGCCCTTCCGCTCATGATCGGCGACACCGTGCTCGGCGCTTTGGAAATGCACTCCACCAAAGAGAATGCGTTCCCTCCGCAGGATGTGGATGCCTATCAGAACATGGCAAACGCGATCGCCATCGCCATGGAGAATTCGCGCCTGTTCCAGGAAGCGCAGCAAAGCCTTTTGGAAATGCAGGCAACCCAGCGTCAATATTTGCAGGACGCCTGGCACACCCTTACAACGGATGAAAAGGTTGAGTATGCACTCGGCGACAGTGAAGCCGCCGAAGATGATTTGATCGAAATCCCGCTGTCGCTGCGCAACCAGGTCATCGGGCAGATCCAGATGGCATCCTCGGGCGAATGGACGAGCGAGCAAAGGAACATTGTGGAATCGATCGCCGCACAGGCGACACTTGCGCTGGAGAATGCGCGTCTGGTGGAGGAAAGCCGCTCCACAGCAGCGCAGGAAAAACTGGCAAGCGACATCATTTCAAAGGTCTGGGCATCCACAAACATGGACAGCATCCTGCAAACCGCCGTCCGTGAACTGGGGCGCAGCCTTGAAGCAACAGAAGTGGAAATCGAAGTTTCAATGGACGGTAAAAATGCAGAGTAG